The Peribacillus simplex genome contains the following window.
AAAGTAAAATGGTTTAACGCAGAAAAAGGATTTGGCTTCATCGAACGCGAAAACGGAGACGATGTATTCGTACATTTCTCAGCTATCCAAAGCGAAGGATTCAAATCATTAGACGAAGGTCAAGAAGTTACTTTTGAAGTTGAGCAAGGTCAACGTGGACCCCAAGCTACTAACGTTCAAAAAGCATAATTTTAAATACAATATATAACGGACTCTACTTGTAGAGTCTGTTTTTTTTATTGAATTGCAATAATTAAAAAACCCCTATTCACAGGGAATAGGGGAACATGAAACAAGTTTAGTAAATGGTAAACACAGTATAACACACTAAGAAACGAAACCCTAATTTATCCGAAAAGTAAAAATTATCACGCACTTCCCTAGGCTTTAACCCTACCATTCATTTCTTATCCACTTCATATGTTCGATCCGTTCCCCAAGGATAAAACGGGGGCATATCGGAGCTGCTTTTCATTTTGAAATCAGCTTTCCTTTTTTCAAGGAAGGCTTCGATCCCTTCTTGTGCATCCGCTTGTTTTCCGGTCCAATGAATCATTTTCGATTCTATTTTATGCGATTCAACAGGATGGTTTGCACCGAGCATGGTCCACATTAACTGACGGGATAACGTCACTGAGACGGAAGATGTATTTTCCGCAATGTCTTCTGCAATTTCCATTGCCGCAGACATCAATTCATCCGGCTCAACGATCTTGTTTACCAATCTTCCCTCATATGCTTCACTGGCAGAAATCATTCTGCCGGTAAAAATCCATTCGGAAGCTTTGCCCATTCCGACAAGCCTAGGTAAGAACCAACCGCTGCATGCTTCCATCGTTATCCCTCTCCTCGCAAATACAAAACCCATTTTTGCATCTGTTGAAGCAATTCTAATGTCCATAGGCAAAGTCATTGTTATCCCAATCCCAACTGCCGCTCCATTAATGGCTGCTATCATGGGTTTCTTCATCTCAAAAATCCGTAATGACAACATCCCCCCTGCATCTCGGTATTCAACCAAAGGGGTATGATCCATAAAGGTTTCTGCACCTTTCTCCAAATCCATTCCAGCACAGTAAGCATCCCCAGCGCCAGTTAAAATAACGGCTCGTACGTCATCACTTTCATCCGCTTCATCTAAAGCAAGAATCATCTCCTCACACATCTTTTCATTGAAAGCATTCATTCTTTCAGGACGATTAAGAGTAATTATCATGACACGATCGACGATTTCACTAGTTATCGTGGAATACAATATCAGTCCCTCCTTCTCTTACAAATTGGTACAAGAAACAATTATTTATTTTTACATATAATTACATTTTATATGTTTTATTTTCAGATTCCTAGTTATTTATTTTGACATACTATAAAATAATTTATTCTTCAAGATAATCGCTTATATCTAAAAATATTTTAAATAAATATGTAAAAAAGGACCAGTCGCAAACGCAACTGGTTTTTTTGTTTACCAATATAAATGACAAGCTACGAAATGTCCCGGTTTTTGTTCTTTCCATTCAGGTACAGCACTGGAGCATATCTCCATCGCTTTAGGGCAGCGAGTCCGAAATACACAACCGCTCGGCGGATTTATCGGACTTGGTACATCGCCTTTAAGTACGATTCTTTCCCGTTTAATAGTGGGATCCGGAATCGGCACTGCAGAAAGCAAGGCTTGCGTGTATGGATGTAGCGGATCATTCGTTAAAGAATCACTATCCGAAAGTTCCATCATCCTTCCAAGGTACATGACTAAAATGCGATTTGAAATATACTTGACCATCGATAAATCATGTGCGATGAATAAATAGGTCAAGCCCATTTCTTTTTGTAGCTCTTTTAATAAGTTAACCACTTGAGCTTGTATCGAAACATCCAGGGCAGAAATCGGTTCATCACAAACGATGAATTTAGGATTTAATGCCAAAGCCCTTGCAATTCCAATACGCTGGCGTTGTCCACCGCTGAATTCATGCGGAAAACGAGTGATATGTTCCGGACTTAAACCAACCAGCTTTAATAGGTCTTCCACCCTTTTTCTTCTCTCTTTACCTTTTGATATCCCATGTATGGCAAGTGGTTCCCCAATCAATTCCTCCACCTTCATCCTTGGGTTCAAGGATGCGTAGGGATCTTGGAAAATCATTTGTATTTCACGGCGGATTTGTGACATTTCCCCCTGTTTGTAATCGAAAATATTTTTCCCCTGAAAAAGAACTTCGCCATCTGTCGGTTCATATAGCCTTGTGATTGTACGCCCTGCAGTCGATTTACCACAACCGCTTTCCCCAACCAGACCGACAGTTTCCCCCGGATAGATTTTGAGATCCAAACCATCTACCGCTTTCAGCGTCTGAGAACCAACGGGAAAATACTTCTTCAGATTCTTTATTTCAACAAGAGGAGAATTTTCGTTGACTGTCTTTTCTTTAACTGACTTATTTTTTAGTGAAACCATTGGTTCTCCTCCTTTATACATTAGTCGGTGCTTGTACCTGTGTTGCTTTTGCCATTGGGTGGTGCAGCCAGCATGCAGCTGTCTGACCCTCTTCCACTACTTCAAGTTCCGGATCATGGTCTTTGCACACTTTCATTGCGGATTCACATCTTGGATAAAATGGGCATCCTTTTGGCGGATCCAATAAATCCGGCGGTGATCCGATAATGGGAACCAACGGAGCCGTTTTTTCCATATCCAGCCTTGGCACCGTTTTAAGCAGGCCTCTTGTATATGGATGCTGTGGGTTTGAAAATATAGCTCCTACCGTTCCCGTCTCCACAACCTTGCCTGCATACATGACGACTACCCGTTCACAAGTTTCCGCAACCACACCTAAATCATGAGTGATTAATATAATGGAAGTATCCATTCTACGTTGGATATCTTTCATCAGTTCCAAAATTTGC
Protein-coding sequences here:
- a CDS encoding cold-shock protein, with amino-acid sequence MEQGKVKWFNAEKGFGFIERENGDDVFVHFSAIQSEGFKSLDEGQEVTFEVEQGQRGPQATNVQKA
- a CDS encoding crotonase/enoyl-CoA hydratase family protein, which gives rise to MYSTITSEIVDRVMIITLNRPERMNAFNEKMCEEMILALDEADESDDVRAVILTGAGDAYCAGMDLEKGAETFMDHTPLVEYRDAGGMLSLRIFEMKKPMIAAINGAAVGIGITMTLPMDIRIASTDAKMGFVFARRGITMEACSGWFLPRLVGMGKASEWIFTGRMISASEAYEGRLVNKIVEPDELMSAAMEIAEDIAENTSSVSVTLSRQLMWTMLGANHPVESHKIESKMIHWTGKQADAQEGIEAFLEKRKADFKMKSSSDMPPFYPWGTDRTYEVDKK
- a CDS encoding ABC transporter ATP-binding protein; amino-acid sequence: MVSLKNKSVKEKTVNENSPLVEIKNLKKYFPVGSQTLKAVDGLDLKIYPGETVGLVGESGCGKSTAGRTITRLYEPTDGEVLFQGKNIFDYKQGEMSQIRREIQMIFQDPYASLNPRMKVEELIGEPLAIHGISKGKERRKRVEDLLKLVGLSPEHITRFPHEFSGGQRQRIGIARALALNPKFIVCDEPISALDVSIQAQVVNLLKELQKEMGLTYLFIAHDLSMVKYISNRILVMYLGRMMELSDSDSLTNDPLHPYTQALLSAVPIPDPTIKRERIVLKGDVPSPINPPSGCVFRTRCPKAMEICSSAVPEWKEQKPGHFVACHLYW